The following proteins come from a genomic window of Chryseobacterium glaciei:
- the radA gene encoding DNA repair protein RadA produces the protein MAKLKTAYFCQSCGTQYSQWMGQCKNCGEWNTLVEEVVEKTSSKTPPFSKTKQHVINIVEVETIEEPRIKTPSEELNRVLGGGIVLGSVTLIGGEPGIGKSTLLLQLALKMKKKVFYVSGEESASQIKMRADRLTDVQNPNCFLYTETSLEKILHEAKKLEPDFVIIDSIQTLQSQLIESSPGTVSQIRECSNEIIKYAKENNVPVFLVGHITKDGQIAGPKVLEHMVDVVLNFDGDRNHLFRLLRANKNRFGSTAEIGIYEMVSQGLKEIKNPSEILITKKFEELSGNSVAVTLEGNRPMLLEIQALVSTAVYGTPQRSCTGFDAKRLNMLLAVLEKRAGFQLGSKDVFLNITGGIKTDDPALDLAVIASILSSNEDIAISEHFCFAGEIGLSGEIRPVAQVEQRITEAEKLGYEVIFVSNLNKIAKRKHGIKIEEVSKIEDFHERLF, from the coding sequence ATGGCAAAATTAAAAACAGCATATTTCTGTCAGAGCTGCGGAACACAGTATTCTCAGTGGATGGGACAATGCAAAAACTGTGGAGAATGGAATACTTTGGTGGAAGAAGTGGTAGAAAAAACCTCATCTAAAACACCTCCTTTTTCTAAAACAAAGCAACACGTCATTAATATTGTTGAAGTTGAAACAATAGAAGAACCCCGTATAAAAACTCCTTCCGAAGAACTTAACCGAGTTTTGGGAGGCGGAATTGTTTTAGGTTCCGTTACTTTGATCGGCGGTGAACCCGGAATTGGAAAATCGACGTTGCTTTTACAGCTTGCCCTAAAAATGAAGAAAAAAGTTTTCTATGTTTCAGGGGAAGAAAGTGCTTCTCAGATCAAAATGAGAGCTGACAGATTAACGGATGTTCAAAACCCGAACTGTTTTCTTTACACAGAAACTTCACTGGAAAAAATCCTTCATGAAGCCAAAAAACTGGAACCAGATTTTGTTATAATTGATTCAATTCAGACTTTACAGTCACAATTAATTGAAAGTTCGCCCGGAACCGTTTCTCAGATCAGAGAATGTTCTAACGAGATCATTAAATATGCTAAAGAAAATAATGTACCGGTTTTCTTAGTCGGTCACATCACAAAAGACGGACAAATCGCCGGACCAAAGGTTTTGGAGCATATGGTAGATGTTGTGTTAAATTTTGATGGAGACAGAAATCACCTTTTCAGATTATTGAGAGCGAACAAAAACCGTTTTGGATCTACTGCTGAAATCGGGATTTATGAAATGGTTTCCCAAGGTTTAAAGGAAATTAAAAATCCTTCTGAAATTTTAATTACTAAAAAATTCGAAGAACTTTCCGGAAATTCTGTTGCCGTAACTTTAGAAGGAAACCGCCCGATGCTCTTAGAAATTCAGGCATTGGTAAGTACTGCCGTTTATGGAACTCCACAAAGAAGCTGTACAGGTTTCGATGCCAAAAGACTGAATATGTTGTTGGCAGTTCTCGAAAAACGAGCAGGTTTTCAATTGGGTTCAAAAGACGTTTTCTTAAATATTACCGGAGGAATAAAAACTGATGATCCTGCTTTGGATCTTGCGGTTATTGCTTCTATTTTGTCCTCGAATGAAGATATTGCGATCTCAGAACATTTTTGCTTTGCAGGAGAAATTGGTTTAAGTGGTGAAATTCGTCCCGTTGCACAAGTCGAACAGAGAATTACGGAAGCTGAAAAGTTAGGGTACGAGGTTATTTTTGTTTCTAATCTTAATAAAATTGCAAAAAGAAAACACGGTATCAAAATAGAAGAAGTAAGTAAAATTGAGGATTTTCATGAAAGACTGTTCTAA
- a CDS encoding DUF6702 family protein codes for MKAAGEFHPYHVGSVEINYNSKSKTFEITGRFFLDDLENGLTKKYGRPFHFNDEKYKAQLNEALKNYSSEYLRLKADNKFLKVNYIGYEEDSESVNVFLESETLTSPKKVEAAVSFLYNLFDDQINIVHIIVNGNRKSEKLVYPNRYLFQQF; via the coding sequence TTGAAGGCTGCGGGAGAATTTCATCCCTATCATGTAGGTTCTGTGGAAATCAATTACAATTCAAAATCAAAGACCTTTGAAATCACCGGACGTTTTTTTCTAGATGATCTGGAAAATGGATTGACTAAAAAATATGGTAGACCTTTTCATTTTAATGATGAAAAATACAAAGCTCAGTTGAATGAAGCTTTAAAAAATTACAGTTCAGAATATTTAAGACTAAAAGCAGACAACAAATTCTTAAAGGTAAATTATATCGGCTATGAAGAAGACAGCGAATCTGTGAACGTTTTCTTAGAATCCGAAACACTTACTTCTCCTAAAAAAGTGGAAGCGGCGGTAAGTTTTCTATATAATTTATTTGATGATCAGATCAACATTGTTCATATCATTGTTAATGGAAATCGTAAAAGCGAAAAGCTTGTTTATCCCAATCGCTATCTATTTCAGCAATTTTAA
- a CDS encoding glycosyltransferase family 4 protein translates to MNILFLTFTKIDDINERGIYSDLARIFKKKGHHITIVCPVERREKSKTQFIKKESYSLLRVWGFNYRNTNILEKTLGFFATEYQYYHSVKKHLKATKFDLIFYSTPPITFLKTINYIKKRDNAFTYLLLKDIFPQNAVDLKYIKKNSLMYHIFREKEKKLYDVSDMIGCMSQANMDYILENNTSIKKSKLEINPNSIEPLHINISDDRKIEIRQKYKIPEDKMVIVFSGNCGKPQGIDFLLNFIKKNTNTNAFFLIVGDGTEFKKIKNWHTQSKLLNVLILNKLQKKEFDELLSACDVGLILLSKDFTIPNFPQRLLSYLEMHLPVIAATDTATDVGNIIEEANCGYKINFGDSEAFQQKIEYLYNNSETFHEMKKNSWKLLNDKYLVNVSYQAIIKHIESKM, encoded by the coding sequence GTTTGCCCTGTAGAAAGGAGAGAAAAAAGCAAAACCCAATTCATAAAAAAAGAGAGCTATAGCTTGTTAAGAGTTTGGGGATTCAATTATAGAAACACTAATATTTTAGAAAAAACTCTCGGATTTTTCGCGACCGAGTATCAATATTATCATTCTGTAAAAAAGCACTTAAAAGCCACCAAATTTGATTTAATATTCTATTCTACTCCACCTATTACTTTTTTGAAAACAATTAATTATATCAAAAAACGTGATAATGCTTTCACTTATCTACTGCTTAAAGACATCTTTCCTCAAAACGCTGTTGACTTAAAATACATAAAGAAAAACTCTTTGATGTATCATATTTTCAGAGAAAAAGAAAAGAAACTTTATGATGTTTCAGATATGATAGGCTGTATGTCACAAGCAAATATGGATTATATTCTTGAAAATAATACTTCCATCAAAAAATCAAAACTAGAGATCAACCCTAATAGCATTGAACCATTACATATAAATATTTCCGATGACAGAAAAATAGAAATCAGACAGAAATATAAGATTCCTGAAGACAAAATGGTAATTGTATTTAGCGGGAATTGTGGTAAACCTCAGGGAATTGATTTTTTATTGAATTTTATTAAAAAAAACACTAATACTAACGCGTTTTTTTTAATCGTTGGGGATGGAACAGAATTTAAAAAAATAAAAAATTGGCATACTCAATCAAAATTATTAAATGTATTAATCTTAAATAAATTACAAAAAAAAGAATTTGATGAATTATTATCAGCGTGTGATGTTGGTTTAATTTTACTTTCCAAAGATTTTACTATTCCTAATTTTCCGCAAAGACTATTATCATATTTAGAAATGCATCTGCCCGTGATAGCCGCAACTGATACAGCCACAGATGTTGGGAATATAATAGAAGAAGCCAATTGCGGCTATAAAATAAATTTTGGAGACAGTGAGGCTTTTCAACAAAAGATTGAATATTTGTATAATAATTCTGAAACTTTTCATGAAATGAAAAAAAACTCATGGAAACTATTAAACGATAAATATTTGGTCAATGTTTCATATCAGGCTATTATAAAACATATAGAATCAAAAATGTAA
- a CDS encoding ACP phosphodiesterase → MNYLAHSFLTFSDGQIVGQFLEDFIRNKDRFSFPKDIQDGITLHRAIDTFTDSHPALHEAKKVFSPLVRLYSGAFVDVSMDYFLANDLSLNSLQGWKEHSLRVYRVLNKNEKWLPENFKRMLTKMEHDDWLYNYREDWGIKFSIQNVLNKAKYLDKDLPVFELFLQNKEILQECYDAFFPDLLVHAQAVNAQLKTENPF, encoded by the coding sequence ATGAATTATTTAGCTCATTCTTTTCTCACATTTTCAGACGGACAAATCGTCGGTCAGTTTCTTGAAGATTTTATCCGAAACAAAGACCGTTTTTCTTTTCCTAAAGATATTCAGGACGGAATTACCCTGCACAGAGCTATTGATACCTTTACAGACTCTCATCCTGCGCTGCATGAAGCTAAAAAAGTTTTCAGTCCGTTAGTGAGATTATATTCTGGAGCGTTTGTAGATGTTTCGATGGATTATTTTTTAGCGAATGATTTAAGCTTAAACTCGCTTCAAGGGTGGAAAGAACATTCTTTACGAGTCTACCGCGTTCTCAATAAAAATGAAAAATGGCTTCCCGAAAATTTTAAAAGAATGCTCACAAAAATGGAACATGATGACTGGCTTTATAATTACCGTGAAGATTGGGGAATTAAGTTCAGTATTCAAAATGTTCTTAATAAAGCAAAATATTTAGATAAAGACCTTCCTGTTTTTGAATTATTTCTTCAAAATAAAGAGATCCTTCAGGAATGTTATGATGCATTTTTTCCTGATCTATTGGTTCATGCACAAGCTGTGAATGCCCAATTAAAAACAGAAAATCCATTTTAA